A genomic window from Diospyros lotus cultivar Yz01 chromosome 2, ASM1463336v1, whole genome shotgun sequence includes:
- the LOC127794033 gene encoding polygalacturonase 1 beta-like protein 1, translating to MKPIVVNILFIVLFFLFLSSSNSVTVPLLGSKENPFTAKASLLRYWNKRISTGLPPPPFLLSKASPLSAVDAAFFAGLASRKSLSSRLSSFCSAANLFCLFDSSPHGRDADFALYSNKNFSGYGTSRLGGVDAFKNYSNGLNFAAGSFTRYSRSSTDHAEKFSSYADDGNLATANFTSYASSASGGSGEFTNYHPRVNVPNLQFTSYDSDGNNHKLSFSSYTDDTNSGSQGFTNYGKNGNGVPAEFRSYGDTSNIMGSTFTGYGEMGNAANDTFKAYTSNANNPVNNFKGYSVGGNSAIDSFTSYRNGGNVGSDSFQSYAKNSNSAKESFANYGKTFNGGTDSFKEYGKGSVGHSIGFKIYAFNHTFKDYARKGVTFAQYSNSSTSGISVNSWVEPGKFFRESMLKTGTVMKMPDIRDRLPRRSFLPRAISSKLPFSTRELPELKRIFHAPNNSAAERVIVNALQECERQPSRGETKRCVSSAEDMMDFATSVLGSNVIARTTQSVNGSTRDVMIGKVEKINGGEVTKSVSCHQSLYPSLLYYCHSVPKVRVYVAEIDDVETKLKINEGVAVCHLDTSAWSPGHGAFAALGSRPGLIEVCHWIFENDVSWTVAG from the exons ATGAAGCCCATTGTTGTCAATATTCTCTTCATCGTCTTGTTCTTCTTATTCCTCTCATCTTCCAACAGTGTAACt GTTCCATTATTGGGCAGCAAAGAAAACCCATTTACAGCCAAAGCATCACTCCTTCGGTATTGGAACAAACGCATCTCCACTGGCCTTCCACCGCCGCCTTTCCTTCTTTCCAAAGCCTCCCCGCTCTCCGCCGTGGACGCGGCGTTCTTCGCCGGCCTCGCCTCTCGGAAATCGCTCTCCTCCCGCCTCTCCTCCTTCTGCTCCGCCGCAAACTTGTTCTGCCTCTTTGACTCGTCCCCACATGGCCGAGACGCCGACTTCGCTCTTTATTCCAACAAGAACTTTTCTGGCTACGGAACGTCCCGCCTCGGCGGGGTCGACGCTTTCAAGAACTACTCCAATGGCCTCAACTTCGCCGCCGGGTCGTTCACCCGCTACAGCCGGAGCTCCACCGACCACGCCGAGAAGTTCTCAAGCTACGCCGATGACGGCAATTTGGCTACCGCCAACTTCACCTCCTACGCGTCCAGCGCCTCTGGCGGCTCCGGCGAGTTCACGAACTACCATCCTCGAGTGAACGTCCCGAACCTTCAGTTCACTTCCTATGATTCCGACGGCAACAATCACAAGCTTTCGTTCTCAAGCTACACGGACGACACGAACTCAGGAAGCCAAGGGTTTACAAACTACGGAAAGAACGGCAATGGCGTGCCGGCAGAGTTCAGAAGCTATGGCGATACTTCGAACATTATGGGGTCGACATTCACCGGCTACGGCGAGATGGGTAACGCGGCAAACGATACATTCAAGGCTTACACTTCGAATGCAAACAATCCTGTCAACAATTTCAAGGGCTATAGCGTTGGAGGAAATTCTGCCATTGACAGCTTCACAAGCTACAGAAATGGAGGCAATGTCGGTAGTGATTCCTTCCAATCGTATGCGAAGAACTCAAACTCGGCCAAGGAGAGTTTCGCGAATTATGGAAAAACATTCAACGGAGGCACCGATTCATTCAAAGAATACGGCAAAGGATCGGTTGGACACTCGATCGGATTTAAAATCTATGCCTTCAACCACACATTCAAAGACTACGCCCGTAAAGGCGTCACTTTTGCTCAGTACAGCAACTCGAGCACGAGTGGCATTTCCGTAAATAGTTGGGTGGAACCGGGCAAATTCTTCCGGGAGTCCATGCTGAAGACAGGGACCGTTATGAAAATGCCCGACATTCGGGACAGATTGCCCAGAAGGTCGTTTCTGCCCCGGGCTATCTCGTCCAAATTACCTTTTTCAACCCGGGAACTACCTGAGCTGAAGCGGATCTTCCACGCCCCGAACAACTCGGCCGCGGAGCGCGTGATAGTGAACGCGCTGCAGGAGTGCGAGCGGCAGCCGAGCCGGGGAGAGACCAAGCGGTGCGTCAGCTCGGCAGAGGACATGATGGACTTCGCCACCTCCGTCTTGGGTAGCAACGTGATCGCTAGAACAACCCAAAGCGTCAACGGGTCAACCCGAGATGTGATGATCGGGAAAGTGGAGAAGATCAACGGTGGGGAAGTGACAAAATCAGTGTCGTGTCATCAGAGCTTGTACCCGTCCCTACTTTATTACTGCCACTCTGTACCAAAAGTCCGGGTCTACGTGGCGGAAATTGATGATGTGGAGACGAAGTTGAAGATAAATGAAGGGGTTGCCGTATGTCATCTTGACACGTCAGCATGGAGTCCAGGTCATGGGGCATTCGCGGCGCTGGGGTCCAGGCCTGGGCTCATAGAGGTGTGCCATTGGATCTTTGAGAATGACGTGTCGTGGACGGTTGCTGGGTGA